A DNA window from Bradyrhizobium sp. CCBAU 53421 contains the following coding sequences:
- a CDS encoding ABC transporter substrate-binding protein, with translation MRQKTLGLLALVAGVFAASAAQADITIGFVTSLSGNGASIGIPYGRGINAAYEYKKTINGETIRLIQLDDGSDPSAATRNARKLVEEEKVDLLIGTATTPSTIAMAAVASELKVPMISISPVGKLPDSPEQWVVAVPQPASLLVKIVADRMKRDGMKNIGYIGFSDAWGDLVYNGAKAAEPTDDIKVQTNERYARTDTSVTAQILKVMAARPDAVLIGGSGTQGALPLITLSERGFKGNTYGTVALVNPDFVTVGGKAAEGIQVSAGPVIVAEQLPDEHFAKKIALDFRAVYQKTHNIPTTDGFSAYSFDAWLIFANAAERALKTAKPGTTEFRTALRDAILSTKELPGVHAVYNFKPGAVTGVDERALVVVRLTGGAWKYAP, from the coding sequence ATGCGGCAGAAGACTTTGGGCCTACTCGCACTTGTCGCCGGCGTCTTCGCAGCATCGGCTGCGCAAGCCGACATCACGATCGGCTTTGTCACCTCGCTGAGCGGCAACGGCGCGTCGATCGGCATCCCCTACGGGCGCGGCATCAATGCCGCCTATGAATACAAGAAGACGATCAACGGCGAGACCATCCGCCTGATCCAGCTCGACGACGGCTCCGATCCATCGGCCGCGACGCGCAACGCGCGCAAGCTCGTGGAAGAAGAGAAGGTCGATTTGCTGATCGGCACCGCGACGACCCCCTCGACCATCGCCATGGCGGCCGTCGCCAGCGAATTGAAGGTGCCGATGATCTCGATCTCGCCGGTCGGCAAGCTTCCGGACTCGCCGGAGCAATGGGTCGTCGCCGTGCCGCAACCGGCTTCGCTTTTGGTGAAGATCGTCGCGGACCGGATGAAGCGCGACGGCATGAAGAACATCGGCTATATCGGCTTCTCCGATGCGTGGGGCGACCTCGTCTATAACGGAGCCAAGGCCGCCGAGCCCACCGACGACATCAAGGTGCAGACCAACGAGCGCTATGCCCGCACCGATACCTCGGTGACCGCGCAGATCCTCAAGGTCATGGCTGCACGTCCCGACGCGGTGTTGATCGGCGGCTCCGGCACGCAGGGCGCGCTGCCTCTCATCACGCTCTCCGAGCGCGGCTTCAAGGGCAATACCTACGGCACCGTGGCGCTGGTCAATCCGGACTTCGTCACCGTCGGTGGCAAGGCCGCCGAGGGCATTCAGGTCTCCGCCGGCCCGGTGATCGTGGCCGAGCAACTTCCGGACGAGCACTTCGCCAAGAAGATCGCGCTCGATTTCCGCGCGGTCTACCAGAAGACCCACAACATTCCGACCACCGACGGGTTCTCCGCCTACTCTTTCGATGCCTGGCTGATCTTTGCCAACGCCGCCGAGCGGGCGCTCAAGACCGCGAAGCCCGGCACGACGGAGTTCCGCACGGCGCTGCGCGACGCCATCCTCAGCACCAAGGAGCTGCCCGGCGTGCATGCCGTCTACAACTTCAAGCCCGGTGCGGTGACCGGCGTCGACGAGCGCGCGCTGGTGGTGGTCCGCCTGACCGGCGGCGCCTGGAAGTACGCGCCATAA
- a CDS encoding branched-chain amino acid ABC transporter permease, whose protein sequence is MTSDIAAILAIDGIATGAVYALVAIGTVLIFTVTRVIFIPFGDIAAFTALTLAAVDAKRFPGTGALVVALACLATLIELISLLRSGEIRLLPRALLFYLVLPLAVVGIAWLAMRMDPPLAVRLVLALMLITPIAPLLDRIVFRPIADGTVLLLLTVSVALHFALVGLGLLFFGPEGVRTEPLTSFSTEFAGVLISGQTMLIVIAALVFSGLLYLFFDFTLVGKSLRATAVNRTGSRLMGIRPARAGTIAYLLGSLMAGVSGILIAPVNTVFYDSGFLIGLKAFVGAIVGGMTSYPGAAIGAVGVGILESFASFQSSALKDVIVFSLLIPVLIWRSLASLHSEEEIEE, encoded by the coding sequence ATGACGAGCGACATCGCGGCCATCCTTGCGATCGACGGGATCGCCACCGGCGCGGTCTACGCGCTGGTTGCGATCGGAACCGTGCTCATCTTCACGGTGACGCGGGTCATCTTCATTCCCTTCGGCGACATCGCCGCCTTCACCGCGCTGACGCTTGCGGCGGTCGATGCCAAGCGCTTTCCGGGGACCGGCGCGCTGGTCGTGGCGCTGGCGTGCCTTGCAACCCTGATCGAGCTCATTTCGCTCCTTCGGAGCGGCGAAATTCGCCTGCTGCCGCGCGCGCTCCTCTTCTATCTCGTCCTCCCTTTGGCAGTGGTCGGCATCGCCTGGCTCGCCATGCGCATGGATCCGCCGCTCGCGGTCCGCCTAGTGCTCGCGCTGATGCTGATCACGCCGATCGCCCCTCTGCTGGACCGGATCGTCTTCCGCCCGATTGCCGACGGCACAGTGCTGCTGCTGCTGACGGTCTCCGTGGCGCTGCATTTCGCCCTCGTCGGTCTTGGCCTGCTGTTCTTCGGCCCCGAAGGCGTTCGCACCGAACCGCTGACGTCGTTCTCGACGGAGTTCGCCGGCGTCCTGATCTCAGGCCAGACCATGCTGATCGTGATCGCCGCACTCGTCTTCAGCGGCCTCCTCTATCTCTTCTTCGACTTCACGCTGGTCGGCAAATCGCTCCGCGCCACCGCAGTGAACCGAACCGGCTCGCGGCTGATGGGAATCCGGCCGGCACGCGCCGGCACCATCGCCTACCTGCTGGGCTCGCTGATGGCCGGCGTCTCCGGCATCCTGATCGCGCCGGTGAATACCGTGTTCTACGATTCCGGCTTCCTGATCGGATTGAAGGCGTTCGTCGGCGCGATCGTCGGCGGCATGACCAGCTATCCCGGCGCCGCGATCGGCGCGGTCGGGGTCGGCATCCTCGAAAGCTTCGCATCGTTCCAGAGCAGCGCGCTGAAAGACGTGATCGTGTTCTCGCTGCTGATCCCTGTCCTGATCTGGCGATCCCTCGCCTCGCTGCATTCCGAGGAGGAGATCGAGGAATGA
- a CDS encoding ATP-binding cassette domain-containing protein codes for MTRLHVQLAAVAALACLALAPLVLSPFSVTLMNYIGIYSLVAIGLALLTGVGGIVSFGQAAFVGIAAYATAWVSALNGQSPWLGLLFGVALTCGVAAILGVVTLRLQGHFLSLSTVAWGLAIGFLFGNVEGLGRFNGISSIPPISLGSFALVSSAQIYYLIWGIVALVLLLGYNLLDSRLGRAMRALRGGNTLVESLGINAFRIKLVTFVIAAFLASLSGWLYAHMSRFISPGPFDASMGIEYLMMTMVGGAGSLLGGVVGAAIVTLLKNSVQDYLPLIAKGASGQLEIVAFSALFILFLQWARQGIVPSIARYLPKTRRERPQPAPPLPRRPQPLPGELLLKVDGAERRFGGLVAVNNVSFEVRSGEIVAVIGPNGAGKSTMFNCLTGALRVNKGEIVFAGRLITRDPQSRIAKAGVARTFQHVKLRPRMSLLENVMLGTYSRTRTGLFAGAFRLNRREEASARHEALLQLERVGLGDKPFELAGNLPLGNQRILEIARALAADPALLVLDEPAAGLRRQEKLRLAELLRALRADHLTILIVEHDMEFVMSLVDRIVVLDFGSKLCEGVPSAIRSDERVQEAYLGGVA; via the coding sequence ATGACGCGGCTTCATGTCCAGCTCGCGGCAGTAGCGGCACTGGCGTGCCTCGCACTCGCGCCGCTCGTCCTCAGCCCATTCAGCGTCACGCTGATGAACTATATCGGCATCTATTCGCTCGTCGCCATCGGCCTTGCGCTCCTCACCGGCGTCGGCGGCATCGTGTCGTTCGGACAAGCCGCATTCGTCGGCATCGCGGCCTATGCGACGGCGTGGGTCTCTGCCCTGAACGGGCAATCGCCCTGGCTCGGCCTGCTGTTCGGGGTGGCGCTGACCTGCGGCGTCGCGGCGATCCTCGGCGTCGTCACCCTGCGCCTGCAGGGCCATTTCCTCTCGCTCTCGACCGTCGCGTGGGGCCTTGCGATCGGCTTCCTGTTCGGCAACGTCGAGGGGCTCGGCCGCTTCAACGGCATCTCGTCCATCCCGCCGATCAGTCTCGGCTCGTTCGCGCTCGTCTCCAGCGCACAGATCTATTACCTGATTTGGGGCATCGTCGCCCTGGTGCTGTTGCTCGGCTACAATCTGCTGGACTCGCGGCTCGGCCGCGCCATGCGCGCACTACGCGGCGGCAATACGCTGGTCGAGAGCCTCGGCATCAACGCCTTCCGGATCAAGCTCGTGACCTTCGTGATCGCGGCGTTCCTGGCCTCGCTCTCCGGATGGCTCTACGCGCATATGAGCCGCTTCATCAGCCCGGGTCCGTTCGATGCCAGCATGGGCATCGAATATCTGATGATGACGATGGTCGGCGGCGCCGGCAGCCTGCTCGGCGGTGTCGTCGGCGCCGCCATCGTCACTTTGCTCAAGAACAGCGTGCAGGATTATCTGCCGCTGATCGCCAAGGGCGCATCCGGACAGCTCGAGATCGTCGCCTTCTCCGCGCTGTTCATCCTGTTCCTGCAATGGGCGCGCCAGGGCATCGTTCCATCCATTGCGCGCTATCTGCCGAAGACCAGACGCGAGCGGCCGCAGCCGGCGCCGCCGCTGCCGCGCCGTCCGCAGCCGCTACCTGGCGAGCTTCTGCTGAAGGTCGACGGCGCCGAGCGGAGGTTCGGCGGCCTCGTCGCGGTCAACAATGTCAGCTTCGAGGTGAGATCCGGCGAGATCGTTGCGGTCATCGGCCCGAACGGCGCCGGCAAGAGCACGATGTTCAACTGCCTGACCGGCGCGCTGCGGGTCAACAAGGGCGAGATCGTGTTTGCGGGACGGCTGATCACGCGCGATCCGCAATCCCGCATCGCCAAGGCCGGCGTCGCGAGGACCTTCCAGCATGTGAAGCTGCGGCCGCGCATGAGCCTGCTGGAGAACGTCATGCTCGGCACCTACAGCCGGACCCGCACCGGCCTGTTCGCCGGCGCCTTTCGCCTCAACCGGCGCGAGGAAGCCAGCGCCCGGCACGAGGCGCTGCTGCAGCTCGAGCGCGTCGGGCTCGGCGACAAGCCGTTCGAGCTCGCGGGCAATCTTCCGCTCGGCAACCAGCGCATCCTGGAGATCGCACGCGCGCTCGCCGCCGATCCCGCGCTGCTGGTGCTGGACGAGCCGGCGGCGGGCCTGCGCCGCCAGGAAAAGCTGAGATTGGCGGAGCTGCTCCGCGCGCTGCGGGCGGATCACCTGACCATCCTGATCGTCGAGCACGACATGGAGTTCGTGATGTCGCTGGTCGACCGCATCGTGGTGCTCGATTTCGGCTCCAAGCTCTGCGAGGGCGTCCCGAGCGCGATCCGCAGCGACGAGCGGGTGCAAGAGGCTTATCTCGGGGGCGTCGCATGA
- a CDS encoding ABC transporter ATP-binding protein, which translates to MSAMFSMTDVTVCYDNVEAVRNVSLSVDEGQIVTVIGPNGAGKTTLLMAAIGLLGSRGRMAFRGSDLRKMSVEDRVERRLCLVPEKRELFSDMSVADNLLLGSYSQRDRSGVRKTLDEVYDRFPRLRERQRQAAGTLSGGERQMLALGRALMAKPVLLMLDEPSLGLAPLIVREIFRTIASLRDLGVSILLVEQNARAALETADYGYVLETGEIVQSGPAKDLIHDPGLITAYLGGH; encoded by the coding sequence ATGAGCGCGATGTTCTCGATGACCGATGTTACCGTCTGCTACGACAACGTCGAGGCCGTGCGCAACGTCTCGCTGTCGGTCGACGAGGGACAGATCGTCACCGTGATCGGCCCGAACGGCGCCGGCAAGACCACGCTGCTGATGGCCGCCATCGGGCTGCTCGGATCGCGCGGCCGCATGGCATTCCGCGGCAGCGATCTCCGTAAGATGTCCGTCGAGGATCGCGTCGAGCGCAGGCTCTGCCTGGTTCCGGAGAAGCGCGAGCTGTTCTCCGACATGTCGGTCGCCGACAACCTCCTGCTCGGCTCCTACAGCCAGCGCGACCGCTCTGGCGTCCGGAAGACGCTGGACGAGGTCTATGATCGTTTTCCGCGGCTGCGGGAGCGGCAACGCCAGGCCGCCGGCACGCTGTCCGGCGGCGAGCGCCAGATGCTCGCGCTGGGGCGCGCGCTGATGGCCAAGCCCGTGCTGCTGATGCTGGATGAGCCCAGCCTCGGCCTTGCGCCGCTGATCGTGCGCGAGATCTTCCGCACCATCGCATCCCTGCGCGACCTCGGCGTGTCGATCCTGCTGGTCGAGCAGAACGCCCGTGCCGCGCTCGAGACCGCCGACTATGGCTACGTCCTGGAGACCGGCGAGATCGTGCAGTCCGGCCCTGCCAAGGATCTGATCCACGATCCCGGGCTGATCACGGCCTATCTCGGCGGACACTGA
- a CDS encoding EthD family reductase: protein MISLFMTFSDPKGGRRIHADDLAAAAAIVASVPGMAEGLLFTPLEQSVDHPYRDDGAGPVFALQLRFPDLFACEAAVDRGGELAALAAGRGLPGLAGLDVTHQAMVTRVFPVDDATHANGTVTPCSYLVHYPGPADDMNAWNLHYLEHHPSIMRSFPGVRQIEIYTRIDWVDRMPSPRVEYMQRNRLMFDSPQALALALSSDVIKRMRADFVRFPPFAGGNKHFPMLTRFVPAKETGKGGTPR, encoded by the coding sequence ATGATCTCGCTGTTCATGACGTTCTCCGATCCGAAAGGCGGGCGGCGAATTCATGCGGACGATCTTGCGGCTGCGGCCGCCATCGTGGCGTCAGTTCCGGGGATGGCCGAGGGCCTGCTGTTCACGCCGCTGGAGCAATCGGTCGATCATCCCTACAGGGACGACGGAGCCGGGCCGGTATTTGCGCTCCAGCTGCGTTTTCCGGACCTGTTTGCGTGCGAGGCGGCGGTGGATCGCGGTGGCGAGCTCGCAGCTCTTGCGGCCGGTCGCGGACTGCCGGGCCTTGCCGGATTGGACGTGACGCATCAGGCGATGGTGACGCGGGTCTTTCCGGTCGACGACGCCACACATGCCAACGGCACGGTCACGCCGTGCAGCTACCTCGTGCATTATCCCGGGCCGGCCGACGACATGAACGCCTGGAATTTGCATTATCTGGAGCATCATCCCTCGATCATGCGGAGCTTCCCCGGCGTCCGCCAGATCGAGATTTACACGCGCATCGATTGGGTCGACCGGATGCCGTCGCCGCGGGTCGAGTACATGCAGCGCAACAGACTGATGTTCGACAGCCCGCAAGCCCTTGCGCTCGCGTTGAGCTCCGACGTGATCAAGCGCATGCGCGCGGACTTCGTCCGGTTTCCGCCGTTCGCGGGCGGTAACAAGCATTTTCCGATGCTGACGAGGTTCGTCCCGGCGAAGGAGACGGGCAAGGGCGGAACGCCGCGATGA
- a CDS encoding thioesterase family protein, with the protein MTSFSFDRELRFGDCDPSGIAYFPSYLNILNGVVEEFWTTIGFPWPQLITVRKIGTPTVHLACDFSRPSKFSDRLTFGLRIVKVGRASLDLAHVVTGADGVRWRARQILAATSLVDHRAIPWPDDVRAALMSHLQTGAEAAAS; encoded by the coding sequence ATGACGTCGTTCTCGTTCGATCGCGAGCTGAGGTTCGGCGACTGCGATCCCTCGGGGATCGCCTATTTCCCGTCCTACCTGAACATTCTCAATGGCGTGGTCGAGGAGTTCTGGACCACGATCGGGTTTCCTTGGCCGCAGCTGATCACGGTCCGCAAGATCGGCACGCCGACCGTGCATCTGGCTTGCGACTTTTCGCGGCCGTCGAAGTTCAGCGACCGCCTGACGTTCGGCCTGCGCATCGTCAAGGTCGGCCGCGCCTCGCTCGATCTGGCGCACGTCGTGACGGGTGCCGATGGCGTGCGCTGGCGTGCGCGGCAGATCCTCGCCGCGACGTCGCTGGTCGATCATCGCGCGATTCCATGGCCCGATGACGTTCGTGCGGCTCTCATGTCGCATCTGCAAACCGGCGCGGAGGCGGCGGCATCATGA